One part of the Glycine soja cultivar W05 chromosome 11, ASM419377v2, whole genome shotgun sequence genome encodes these proteins:
- the LOC114373141 gene encoding uncharacterized protein LOC114373141: MYADKKRIDKEFNFGDLVYLKIQPYKQYSLENTYFHKLSTRYYGRYKVIERIGKVAYKLDLPANTRIHNVFHVSLLKKHHGDHEVSEQLPRLNEDGDLIIRPVAILDRRVKKKNNKAITEVLVWWEQTNPKDAT; encoded by the coding sequence ATGTATGCAGACAAGAAGAGGATAGacaaagagtttaattttggaGATCTTGTGTACTTGAAGATTCAACCATACAAGCAATACTCCTTGGAAAATACATACTTTCACAAGCTATCGACGAGGTATTATGGTCGCTACAAGGTTATTGAAAGGATAGGGAAGGTAGCATACAAATTGGACCTTCCTGCAAACACGAGGATTCACAATGTATTCCATGTGTCATTATTAAAAAAGCATCATGGTGACCATGAAGTTTCAGAACAATTACCAAGACTCAATGAAGATGGAGACTTAATAATTAGACCAGTGGCCATATTGGATAGAAGAGTTAAAAAGAAGAACAATAAAGCCATTACTGAAGTATTAGTGTGGTGGGAACAGACCAACCCCAAGGATGCAACATGA